One segment of Balaenoptera ricei isolate mBalRic1 chromosome 8, mBalRic1.hap2, whole genome shotgun sequence DNA contains the following:
- the PTPRCAP gene encoding protein tyrosine phosphatase receptor type C-associated protein, translating to MDLPCVLGLWALLALPGVLGSGSGAKDSPGSSSSVTVVLLLLLLLLLAAGLALAWRRLSRDSGGYYHPARLGAALWGRTRRLLWASPPGRWLRAELGSPEEDPERQEDEQDAEDDYDLGGGHGEREAQEGAQRGEGPSPQQTPEPAEEAYDEDAEGGLGLGSQGPVGSRGSAEALLSDLHAFAGSAAWDDSSRAAGGQGLHVTAL from the exons ATG GACCTGCCCTGCGTCCTAGGGCTCTGGGCACTGCTGGCCCTGCCAGGGGTCCTGGGCTCAGGCAGCGGTGCCAAGGACAGCCCGGGCTCCAGCTCCTCGGTCACTGttgtcctgctgctgctgctgctgctgctgctggccgcTGGCCTGGCGCTGGCCTGGCGTCGCCTGAGCCGGGACTCGGGGGGCTACTACCACCCGGCCCGCCTGGGCGCCGCGCTGTGGGGCCGCACTCGCCGCCTGCTCTGGGCCAGCCCGCCAGGCCGCTGGCTCCGGGCTGAGCTGGGGTCGCCAGAGGAGGACCCGGAGCGGCAGGAGGACGAGCAGGACGCGGAAGATGACTACGACCTGGGTGGTGGCCACGGGGAGCGTGAAGCCCAGGAAGGGGCGCAGCGTGGAGAGGGGCCCAGCCCACAGCAGACCCCGGAGCCGGCCGAGGAAGCCTATGACGAGGACGCCGAAGGGGGCCTGGGCCTCGGCTCCCAGGGGCCGGTGGGCTCAAGGGGCAGCGCCGAGGCCCTGCTGAGTGACCTGCACGCCTTCGCTGGCAGCGCGGCCTGGGACGACAGCAGTAGGGCAGCTGGGGGCCAGGGCCTCCATGTCACCGCACTGTAG
- the CORO1B gene encoding coronin-1B, with the protein MFRKVVRQSKFRHVFGQPVKNDQCYEDIRVSRVTWDSTFCAVNPKFLAVIVEASGGGAFLVLPLSKTGRIDKAYPTVCGHTGPVLDIDWCPHNDEVIASGSEDCTVMVWQIPENGLVSPLTEPVVALEGHTKRVGIITWHPTARNVLLSAGCDNVVLIWNVGTAEELYRLDSLHPDLIYNVSWNRNGSLFCTACKDKSVRIIDPRRGTLVAEREKAHEGARPMRAIFLADGKVFTTGFSRMSERQLALWDPEDFGEPMALQELDSSNGALLPFYDPDTSVVYVCGKGDSSIRYFEITDEPPYIHFLNTFTSREPQRGMGSMPKRGLEVSKCEIARFYKLHERKCEPIVMTVPRKSDLFQDDLYPDTAGPEAALEAEEWVSGRDANPILISLREAYVPSKQRDLKVNRRNVLSDSRPAAAPGSPRPGASTPAAFTSIAAPGGSLAGAGEAGKLEEVMQELRALRALVKEQGERICRLEEQLGRMENGDA; encoded by the exons ATGTTCCGCAAAGTGGTTCGGCAGAGCAAATTCCGACATGTGTTCGGGCAGCCTGTCAAGAATGACCAGTGCTATGAGGACATTCGAGTGTCCCGTGTCACCTGGGACAGCACCTTCTGCGCTGTCAACCCCAAGTTCCTGGCAGTGATTGTGGAGGCCAGCGGTGGAGGCGCCTTCCTGGTGCTCCCGCTAAGCAAG ACCGGCCGCATTGACAAGGCCTACCCGACAGTGTGCGGACACACAGGACCTGTCCTGGACATTGACTGGTGTCCCCACAATGACGAAGTCATCGCCAGCGGCTCGGAGGACTGCACGGTCATG gtgtGGCAGATCCCGGAGAACGGGCTGGTCTCCCCGCTGACAGAGCCCGTGGTGGCGCTAGAGGGGCACACCAAGCGAGTGGGCATCATCACCTGGCACCCGACGGCCCGCAACGTGCTGCTCAGCGCAG GCTGCGACAACGTGGTGCTCATCTGGAACGTGGGCACGGCGGAGGAGCTGTACCGCCTGGACAGCCTGCACCCCGACCTCATCTACAACGTCAGCTGGAACCGCAACGGCAGTCTCTTCTGCACCGCGTGCAAGGACAAGAGCGTGCGCATCATTGACCCCCGCCGGGGAACTCTGGTGGCG GAGCGGGAGAAGGCTCACGAGGGGGCCCGGCCCATGCGGGCCATCTTCCTGGCAGACGGCAAGGTGTTCACCACGGGCTTCAGCCGCATGAGCGAGCGGCAGCTGGCGCTCTGGGACCCA GAAGACTTCGGGGAGCCCATGGCCCTGCAGGAGCTGGACTCTAGCAACGGGGCTCTGTTGCCCTTCTACGACCCTGACACCAGCGTGGTCTACGTCTGCGGCAAG GGTGACTCCAGCATCCGGTACTTCGAGATCACAGACGAGCCCCCCTACATCCACTTCCTGAACACGTTCACCAGCAGAGAGCCCCAGAGGGGCATGGGCAGCATGCCCAAGAGGGGCTTGGAGGTCAGCAAGTGCGAGATTGCCCG GTTCTACAAACTGCATGAGCGCAAGTGTGAGCCCATTGTCATGACTGTGCCACGAAAG TCGGACCTCTTCCAGGATGATCTGTACCCCGACACGGCTGGGCCTGAGGCGGCCCTGGAGGCAGAGGAGTGGGTGAGCGGGCGGGATGCCAACCCCATCCTCATCTCCCTGCGGGAAGCCTACGTGCCCAGCAAACAGCGGGACCTCAAGGTCAACCGGCGCAACGTGTTATCAGACAGCCGGCCCGCCGCGGCCCCTGGCTCCCCCCGCCCGGGGGCCTCCACGCCTGCTGCCTTCACCAGTATTGCCGCCCCTGGCGGCAGCCTTGCCGGAGCCGGG GAGGCTGGGAAGCTGGAGGAGGTGATGCAGGAGCTGCGAGCACTGAGAGCGCTGGTCAAGGAGCAGGGGGAACGCATCTGCCGCCTGGAGGAGCAGCTCGGCCGCATGGAAAATGGAGACGCCTAG